A genomic segment from Sorangium aterium encodes:
- a CDS encoding ribonuclease J: protein MNCLALQQADGLLLIDCGVTFPSTDLGVDVYHPRFDHVLALRDQVRGIVLTHGHEDHIGGLPFLLRHLDVPVWGPPHALELVRYRLAEHALEDKVRLLPTQVGREVAIGGFVVEPLRVTHSIVDATALAIHTAAGLVVHTGDFKLDPTPLDGEPTDEARFRALGDAGVRLLLSDSTNVDSPGEAGSERAVAHALAELVETAPARVVVGVFASNVQRLLALGQAAIRARRKICLLGRSVQTHVRAAQTVGRLPWPSDLLVPPEVASSMPRERLLVIASGTQAERASTLTRFASGTHPLLRLEEGDRVVLSSRVIPGNDRPVVDMMAGLLRLGVELVTWSTDRRVHASGHAHRTEQARMIDLTQPRGFLPVHGALHHLTRHAELARERGVAEVLVAENGHVVEIGTTQPLGRSGRAVAGRVATAGGEELGEEVLRERATLGRQGVAFVSLVVDVHGALAAPPQVLARGVTGELEGGALRAAARAVAQAVNDCEPRARRRDNDIIEIARLAARRTLEAKLGRRPLVTVALTRL, encoded by the coding sequence ATGAACTGCCTCGCGCTTCAGCAGGCGGATGGGCTGCTGCTCATCGACTGCGGGGTGACGTTCCCGAGCACGGACCTCGGCGTCGACGTTTACCACCCGCGCTTCGATCACGTGCTCGCGCTCCGCGATCAGGTGCGCGGCATCGTGCTGACGCACGGCCACGAGGACCACATCGGCGGGCTGCCGTTCCTCCTGCGTCACCTCGACGTCCCCGTCTGGGGCCCGCCGCACGCGCTGGAGCTGGTGCGCTACCGGCTCGCGGAGCACGCGCTCGAGGACAAGGTGCGCCTGCTGCCCACGCAGGTCGGGCGCGAGGTCGCGATCGGCGGCTTCGTCGTGGAGCCGCTCCGGGTGACGCACTCGATCGTCGACGCGACGGCGCTCGCGATCCACACGGCCGCGGGGCTCGTCGTCCATACCGGGGACTTCAAGCTGGACCCGACGCCGCTCGACGGCGAGCCGACCGACGAGGCCCGCTTCCGCGCGCTCGGCGACGCGGGCGTCCGGCTGCTCCTGTCCGACAGCACCAACGTGGACTCGCCCGGCGAGGCGGGGAGCGAGCGCGCCGTCGCCCACGCGCTGGCGGAGCTCGTCGAGACCGCGCCCGCGCGCGTCGTGGTCGGCGTCTTCGCCTCGAACGTGCAGCGCCTCCTCGCCCTCGGTCAGGCCGCGATCCGCGCGCGCCGCAAGATCTGCCTGCTCGGCCGCAGCGTGCAGACGCACGTGCGGGCCGCGCAGACCGTGGGGAGGCTCCCGTGGCCGAGCGACCTGCTCGTCCCGCCCGAGGTCGCCTCGTCGATGCCGCGCGAGCGGCTCCTCGTCATCGCGAGCGGCACGCAGGCCGAGCGGGCCTCCACGCTGACGCGGTTCGCCTCGGGGACGCACCCGCTCCTGCGCCTCGAAGAGGGGGATCGGGTCGTGCTCTCGAGCCGCGTCATCCCTGGCAACGACCGCCCGGTCGTCGACATGATGGCCGGGCTGCTCCGCCTCGGCGTCGAGCTCGTGACGTGGTCGACGGATCGGCGCGTCCACGCGAGCGGGCACGCGCACCGGACGGAGCAGGCGCGCATGATCGATCTCACCCAGCCGCGCGGCTTCCTCCCCGTGCACGGCGCGCTGCACCACCTGACGCGGCACGCTGAGCTCGCGCGGGAGCGCGGCGTGGCCGAGGTGCTCGTCGCCGAGAACGGCCACGTCGTCGAGATCGGCACGACGCAGCCGCTCGGCCGGAGCGGCCGGGCCGTCGCCGGCCGGGTGGCGACGGCGGGCGGCGAGGAGCTCGGGGAGGAGGTCCTCCGGGAGCGAGCGACCCTCGGTCGCCAGGGGGTGGCCTTCGTGTCGCTGGTCGTCGATGTGCACGGCGCCCTCGCGGCGCCGCCGCAGGTCCTCGCCCGCGGGGTCACCGGGGAGCTCGAGGGCGGCGCGCTGAGGGCCGCGGCGCGCGCGGTCGCGCAGGCGGTGAACGACTGCGAGCCGCGCGCGCGGCGCCGCGACAACGACATCATCGAGATCGCCCGGCTCGCGGCGCGCCGGACGCTCGAGGCGAAGCTCGGGAGGCGCCCGCTGGTGACGGTGGCGCTCACGCGTCTGTGA
- a CDS encoding peptidylprolyl isomerase: MEFPQINVPGTGKLHARLKTSLGDITVRLEEEGAPNTVKNFVGLATGTINWTDPKTGQGMQGTPCYDGVRFHRVISGFMIQCGDPLSRYPDKAALWGTGGPGYKFADEFNPSLRHEGAGVLSMANAGKNTNGAQWFITDGPTPHLDNRHTVFGKVVSGQDIVNRIANVATTRDRPNQDVVLERVEIFRQ, encoded by the coding sequence ATGGAATTCCCCCAGATCAACGTGCCCGGCACCGGCAAGCTCCACGCCCGGCTCAAGACCTCGCTCGGTGACATCACGGTCCGGCTCGAGGAGGAGGGCGCCCCCAACACGGTCAAGAACTTCGTCGGCCTCGCCACGGGCACCATCAACTGGACCGATCCGAAGACCGGCCAGGGGATGCAGGGGACTCCCTGTTACGACGGCGTCCGCTTTCACCGCGTGATCTCGGGGTTCATGATCCAGTGCGGCGACCCGCTCTCGCGCTACCCGGACAAGGCGGCGCTCTGGGGCACGGGCGGCCCCGGGTACAAGTTCGCCGACGAGTTCAACCCCTCGCTGAGGCACGAGGGCGCCGGCGTGCTCTCCATGGCCAACGCCGGCAAGAACACGAACGGCGCGCAGTGGTTCATCACCGACGGGCCGACGCCGCACCTCGACAACCGTCACACGGTGTTCGGCAAGGTCGTGAGCGGGCAGGACATCGTCAACCGCATCGCCAACGTGGCGACCACGCGCGATCGGCCCAACCAGGACGTCGTCCTCGAGCGCGTCGAGATCTTCCGGCAGTAA
- the sppA gene encoding signal peptide peptidase SppA encodes MIAALLVNLLRLLLLPVSALRWAFAAPRGGYVVLEIDGRVVDLQPPRVRLALSWRPRKRAPLSVERVRELGKHLMKDPRPAGLLLRIRSVHAGPAVAASLRDALLEIRAGGKDVVAYLPMGADTTTLLLASAARAIVVGPETMVSPLGFAVEGRYVRRALEQVGVEPEVFAKGMYKNAGEVLVRDTMSAAQREQVGALLDGRLGDLTAALAQGRRVDRETAARWIDEAPFGAEQAVARGIVDAVAYEDELEHMLVSGSLPSATAAPRRAESGAQDADGASGGGAPAAARHSKNRLVSADRYLGARRALSLTPVWPRPVLGVIEVHGAIVSRAHFRGASLASEERLVASLRAARQNPRVQGVILHVDSPGGSALASDRIHHEVTRLAEVKPVVACLSNVAASGGYYVAAAAHAIVAQPQTITGSIGVVSARFALGPLLERLGVSTDVVKRGARADLFSPSRKLDAGERAVVERELDAIYAAFLRVVARGRRRPVEEIEPLAQGRVYSGAEAQARGLVDMLGGFERALHELRQMIGPKAAAIEPAIVRASRYIPPPPLLPAPVPTLLELVGLRGIAQEVALAIHCEGERVLAYCAEADDLD; translated from the coding sequence GTGATCGCTGCCCTGCTCGTCAATCTCCTCCGCCTGCTGCTGCTCCCCGTCAGCGCGCTCCGCTGGGCGTTTGCTGCACCCCGGGGCGGGTATGTCGTTCTCGAAATCGACGGCCGCGTGGTCGATCTCCAGCCGCCCAGGGTCCGCCTGGCGCTCTCGTGGCGTCCCAGGAAGAGGGCACCGCTCTCGGTGGAGCGCGTCCGCGAGCTCGGCAAGCACCTGATGAAGGATCCGCGCCCGGCGGGGCTGCTCCTCCGGATCCGGTCGGTGCACGCGGGGCCGGCGGTGGCGGCCTCGCTCCGGGACGCGCTCCTCGAGATCCGGGCGGGGGGCAAGGACGTCGTCGCCTACCTGCCGATGGGCGCCGACACCACGACGCTCCTGCTCGCCTCGGCCGCGCGGGCCATCGTCGTCGGGCCCGAGACGATGGTGTCGCCGCTCGGGTTCGCTGTGGAGGGCCGCTACGTGCGCCGCGCGCTGGAGCAGGTCGGCGTCGAGCCCGAGGTGTTCGCGAAGGGGATGTACAAGAACGCCGGCGAGGTGCTCGTGCGGGACACGATGAGCGCCGCGCAGCGCGAGCAGGTGGGCGCCCTGCTCGACGGGCGCCTCGGGGACCTGACCGCGGCGCTCGCCCAGGGGCGCCGCGTCGATCGCGAGACGGCCGCGCGGTGGATCGACGAGGCCCCCTTCGGCGCGGAGCAGGCCGTCGCGCGAGGCATCGTCGACGCTGTCGCGTACGAGGATGAGCTCGAGCACATGCTCGTGTCGGGGTCGCTCCCGTCCGCGACCGCGGCGCCGCGCCGCGCCGAGAGCGGCGCGCAAGACGCGGACGGCGCGTCGGGCGGAGGAGCTCCTGCTGCTGCGCGGCATTCGAAGAACCGCCTCGTGTCGGCGGACCGCTACCTGGGCGCGCGGCGCGCTCTCTCGCTGACGCCGGTGTGGCCTCGGCCCGTCCTCGGCGTCATCGAGGTGCACGGCGCGATCGTCAGCCGCGCCCACTTCCGGGGCGCGTCGCTGGCCAGCGAGGAGCGGCTCGTCGCGAGCCTGCGCGCGGCGCGGCAGAACCCGCGCGTCCAGGGGGTCATCCTCCACGTCGACTCGCCGGGCGGCTCCGCGCTCGCCTCCGACAGGATCCACCACGAGGTCACCCGCCTCGCGGAGGTGAAGCCCGTCGTCGCGTGCCTGTCGAACGTGGCGGCGAGCGGCGGCTACTACGTGGCGGCTGCCGCGCACGCGATCGTCGCGCAGCCGCAGACGATCACGGGGAGCATCGGCGTGGTGTCGGCGCGCTTCGCGCTCGGCCCGCTGCTCGAGCGCCTCGGCGTCTCGACCGACGTCGTGAAGCGCGGCGCGCGGGCGGACCTGTTCTCTCCGTCGCGCAAGCTCGACGCGGGGGAGCGGGCGGTGGTGGAGCGCGAGCTCGACGCGATCTACGCGGCGTTCCTCCGCGTCGTCGCCCGCGGCCGCCGCCGCCCGGTCGAGGAGATCGAGCCGCTCGCGCAGGGGCGCGTCTACAGCGGCGCCGAGGCGCAGGCGCGCGGCCTCGTCGACATGCTCGGCGGGTTCGAGCGGGCGCTCCACGAGCTGCGCCAGATGATCGGGCCCAAGGCGGCCGCCATCGAGCCGGCCATCGTGCGCGCGTCGCGGTACATCCCACCTCCGCCGCTGCTGCCCGCGCCGGTGCCCACGCTGCTCGAGCTCGTCGGGCTTCGCGGGATCGCCCAGGAGGTGGCGCTCGCCATCCACTGCGAGGGGGAGCGGGTGCTCGCGTACTGCGCGGAGGCCGACGACCTGGACTAG
- a CDS encoding CHAD domain-containing protein, giving the protein MTPLEGSPPPSGGAGAGDGGGARLSARDFLGPVLLSHIERVRADARRVVTGSEQGAEPDAEAVHDFRVSLRRLRTLLKPARRIYGRRRLRPVAEGLREFARATGALRDEEVLRETLTALDLDEAARAAVAGWVAQRARREREARAHIVELLQQDRPDDTGVAQADAPAEGDTGATQTYAPAEGERLRLEPHLARLERRISRRKARKRGAEALARRAIGDALDDVRTLAASDPGDGAAMHALRIRFKRLRYSAETFSPLFGERAERTAKSASRMQRRLGQLHDADEALAQMTRAEALAPDARAAVIEALAAERARLAHKATEELARELDALTSLWSGDPRALPSG; this is encoded by the coding sequence GTGACGCCGCTCGAGGGGAGCCCTCCGCCCTCGGGTGGCGCCGGAGCCGGCGACGGCGGCGGCGCGAGGCTCTCCGCGCGAGATTTCCTGGGCCCGGTGCTGCTCTCCCACATCGAGCGCGTCCGCGCCGATGCGCGGCGCGTCGTCACCGGGAGCGAGCAGGGCGCGGAGCCGGACGCGGAGGCGGTGCACGACTTCCGGGTCTCGCTTCGCCGGCTCCGGACGCTGCTCAAGCCGGCGCGACGCATCTACGGACGGAGGCGGCTCCGCCCCGTGGCCGAGGGGCTCCGGGAGTTCGCGCGGGCGACCGGCGCGCTGCGCGACGAGGAGGTGCTGCGCGAGACGCTCACCGCGCTCGATCTGGACGAGGCGGCCCGGGCGGCCGTCGCTGGGTGGGTCGCGCAGCGCGCGCGCCGCGAGCGCGAGGCGAGGGCCCACATCGTCGAGCTGCTCCAGCAGGATCGCCCGGACGACACGGGCGTGGCGCAGGCCGACGCGCCGGCCGAGGGCGACACGGGTGCGACGCAGACCTACGCGCCGGCCGAGGGCGAGCGGCTCCGGCTGGAGCCTCACCTCGCGCGCCTCGAGCGGCGCATCTCGCGCCGGAAAGCGAGGAAGCGCGGCGCCGAGGCGCTCGCGAGGCGAGCGATCGGTGATGCCCTGGACGACGTGCGCACGCTCGCCGCGAGCGACCCGGGCGACGGCGCGGCCATGCACGCGCTCCGGATCCGCTTCAAACGGCTGCGCTACTCCGCGGAGACGTTCTCACCGCTCTTCGGAGAGCGCGCCGAGCGCACCGCGAAATCCGCGTCACGGATGCAGCGCCGCCTCGGCCAGCTGCACGACGCCGATGAGGCGCTCGCGCAGATGACGAGAGCGGAGGCGCTGGCGCCTGACGCGCGCGCTGCCGTCATCGAGGCGCTCGCCGCAGAGCGGGCGCGGCTCGCTCACAAGGCGACCGAGGAGCTCGCGCGAGAGCTCGATGCGCTCACATCGCTCTGGTCGGGCGATCCCCGCGCGCTCCCGAGCGGATGA
- a CDS encoding LemA family protein: MRIVHKSTFRKRLAVASLFLAVLAVMTSVVGCQRYDLLVEKDQIAAQKWSDLEADLQRRYDLVPNLVAVVKGSAKHEEQTLASVAEARARATSVQLKADDLTDPEKVQAFQKAQEQLSGSLSRLLVVQEQYPDLKANQAFHSLQIQLEGIENRILRARQEYNQAAREYNAELLKIRGQVVNKATGQPFKPRVYFTASPEVQSAPKVSF; this comes from the coding sequence ATGCGGATTGTTCACAAATCGACATTTCGGAAGCGCCTCGCGGTGGCCTCCCTGTTCCTGGCGGTGCTCGCCGTCATGACGTCCGTCGTCGGCTGCCAGCGCTACGACTTGCTGGTCGAGAAAGATCAGATCGCGGCCCAGAAATGGTCCGATCTCGAGGCGGATCTCCAGCGGCGCTACGACCTGGTCCCGAACCTGGTGGCCGTCGTGAAGGGGTCGGCCAAGCACGAGGAGCAGACGCTCGCGAGCGTCGCCGAGGCGCGCGCCCGCGCGACAAGCGTCCAGCTCAAGGCCGACGATCTGACGGATCCGGAGAAGGTGCAGGCCTTCCAGAAGGCGCAGGAGCAGCTCAGCGGCTCGCTCTCGCGGCTCCTCGTCGTGCAGGAGCAATACCCTGATCTCAAGGCGAACCAGGCCTTCCACAGCCTCCAGATCCAGCTGGAGGGAATCGAGAACCGGATCCTCCGGGCGCGCCAGGAGTACAACCAGGCGGCGCGCGAGTACAACGCGGAGCTCCTGAAGATCCGGGGCCAGGTGGTGAACAAGGCGACGGGCCAGCCGTTCAAGCCGCGCGTCTATTTCACCGCGTCTCCCGAGGTCCAGTCGGCGCCGAAGGTCTCGTTCTGA
- a CDS encoding TPM domain-containing protein, whose protein sequence is MRRIGMGGARLRAVARAVAAAFALVCALVARPALADFTPPTLTGHVVDTAGRLEPSDIRALDAKLDRIRRETGFEIVAFVAGSLEGETIEDVAYEAFNTWQLGQRGADNGVLLVIAPNERRVRIETGKGVGGALTDLQSNDIIRQTINPLLRQDRFREAIDQGTAEIARTLVAGTPEEERRPAPGAQPAPAPVSPIRIGVTVVAIVGALVLALISPSFRWFLWLVLQALLFRGGGGGRGGGGGSGFGGGGGGRSGGGGSSDSY, encoded by the coding sequence ATGCGCCGGATCGGCATGGGCGGGGCGCGGCTGCGGGCCGTGGCCAGGGCCGTCGCGGCCGCGTTCGCGCTGGTCTGCGCGCTCGTCGCGCGGCCGGCCCTCGCCGACTTCACGCCGCCGACGCTCACAGGGCACGTCGTCGACACCGCTGGACGGCTCGAGCCGTCCGACATCCGCGCTCTCGACGCGAAGCTCGATCGCATCCGCCGCGAGACGGGGTTCGAGATCGTCGCCTTCGTGGCCGGATCCCTCGAAGGCGAGACGATCGAGGACGTCGCCTACGAGGCCTTCAATACCTGGCAGCTCGGCCAGCGCGGGGCCGACAACGGCGTTCTCCTCGTGATCGCCCCGAACGAGCGGCGCGTCCGGATCGAGACGGGCAAGGGCGTGGGCGGAGCGCTCACGGATCTCCAGTCGAACGACATCATCCGGCAGACCATCAACCCGCTGCTCAGGCAGGATCGATTCCGCGAGGCCATCGACCAGGGAACTGCAGAGATCGCCAGGACGCTCGTCGCCGGGACACCCGAGGAGGAACGGCGCCCGGCGCCCGGCGCCCAGCCGGCGCCCGCCCCGGTCTCGCCGATCAGGATCGGCGTGACGGTCGTCGCCATCGTGGGGGCGCTCGTGCTCGCGCTGATTTCGCCCTCCTTCCGCTGGTTCCTGTGGCTCGTCCTCCAGGCGCTCCTCTTCCGAGGTGGCGGCGGCGGCCGCGGCGGCGGCGGTGGGTCCGGGTTCGGCGGCGGCGGCGGGGGTCGCTCCGGCGGGGGCGGATCCAGCGATAGCTACTGA
- a CDS encoding thiolase family protein codes for MAAALRPVFVVDAVRTPIARYAGALATVRPDDLAAHVLDALVRRNPSLAPRLDHVVFGATNQAGEDNRNVARMAALLAGLPYEVPGVTVNRLCGSGLEAVADAARMIATGETDCAIAGGVESMTRAPFTMPKQAERFERSAPTLYDTTLGWRYPNARMAARFELQSMGETAENVAKKHGISRDEQDRFALLSHERATLAWESGGFADEVVPVLVPQKKGDPVLFERDEGVRADATLEALSKLKPAFREGGTVTAGNSSPLNDGAAALLLASGDAVQAAGATPRARVIATATAGVDPNLMGEGPIPAVKKLLQRTGLRVPNVDLFELNEAFAAQALACSRALELDPARVNVRGGSIALGHPIGCSGARIACTLVHAMRARGAKVGVASLCIGVGQGIATLFERA; via the coding sequence ATGGCTGCTGCCCTGCGCCCTGTCTTTGTCGTCGACGCCGTCCGGACACCGATCGCCCGTTACGCCGGCGCGCTGGCGACGGTCCGCCCCGACGACCTCGCAGCGCACGTCCTCGACGCGCTCGTGCGTCGCAATCCTTCGCTCGCGCCGCGCCTCGATCACGTCGTCTTCGGCGCGACGAACCAGGCCGGAGAGGACAACCGCAACGTCGCGCGCATGGCCGCGCTGCTCGCCGGCCTCCCCTACGAGGTCCCGGGCGTCACGGTGAATCGCCTCTGCGGCTCGGGGCTCGAGGCGGTGGCCGACGCCGCGCGGATGATCGCCACCGGCGAGACCGACTGCGCGATCGCGGGGGGCGTCGAGAGCATGACGCGCGCGCCGTTCACGATGCCCAAGCAGGCCGAGCGCTTCGAGCGGAGCGCGCCGACCCTCTACGATACGACCCTCGGCTGGCGCTATCCGAACGCCAGGATGGCCGCGCGGTTCGAGCTCCAGTCGATGGGGGAGACGGCCGAGAACGTGGCCAAGAAGCACGGCATCAGCCGCGACGAGCAGGATCGGTTCGCGCTCCTCTCCCACGAGCGCGCCACGCTCGCGTGGGAGTCGGGGGGCTTCGCCGACGAGGTGGTCCCCGTGCTCGTCCCCCAGAAGAAGGGCGATCCCGTCCTGTTCGAGCGCGACGAGGGCGTGCGCGCCGACGCCACGCTCGAGGCGCTGTCGAAGCTCAAGCCCGCCTTTCGCGAGGGCGGGACCGTCACGGCGGGCAACTCGTCCCCCCTCAACGACGGCGCCGCGGCCCTCCTGCTCGCCTCGGGCGACGCCGTGCAGGCCGCCGGCGCGACGCCGCGCGCGCGGGTGATCGCGACGGCGACCGCCGGGGTGGATCCCAACCTCATGGGGGAGGGGCCGATCCCGGCCGTGAAGAAGCTCCTTCAGCGGACCGGGCTGCGCGTACCCAACGTGGATCTGTTCGAGCTCAACGAGGCGTTCGCGGCCCAGGCGCTCGCGTGCTCGCGCGCGCTCGAGCTCGACCCGGCGCGCGTCAACGTCCGCGGCGGCTCGATCGCGCTCGGGCACCCGATCGGCTGCTCGGGCGCGCGCATCGCGTGCACCCTGGTGCATGCGATGCGCGCGCGCGGCGCCAAGGTCGGGGTCGCCTCGCTGTGCATCGGCGTCGGCCAGGGCATCGCGACGCTCTTCGAGCGCGCGTGA
- a CDS encoding ureidoglycolate lyase: MTMSHRPRIAAHSLSPAAYAPYGDILMASPHGEPGRPANQGTARRFDHLAAIENLRPGHASLNVSVFRCAPRSSFPLPIALLEKHPGSTQAFVPMSARRYLVVVALGGDRPELATLGAFIAHGAQGITYRPGVWHHPMIALDAEADFVCLSWEDGSPGDCAVVEYAEGERIAVAIDAIGAIDAIDR; encoded by the coding sequence ATGACGATGAGCCACCGCCCGCGCATCGCAGCCCATTCGCTCAGCCCTGCAGCTTATGCGCCGTACGGCGACATCCTCATGGCCTCGCCGCACGGCGAGCCCGGGAGGCCTGCCAACCAGGGGACGGCGCGGCGCTTCGATCACCTCGCCGCGATCGAGAACCTCCGCCCCGGGCACGCCTCGCTGAACGTCTCGGTGTTCCGCTGCGCCCCGCGCTCGAGCTTCCCGCTCCCGATCGCCCTGCTCGAGAAGCACCCCGGCTCGACCCAGGCGTTCGTGCCGATGAGCGCGCGGCGCTACCTCGTCGTCGTGGCCCTCGGCGGCGACCGGCCCGAGCTCGCGACGCTCGGCGCCTTCATCGCCCACGGCGCCCAGGGCATCACCTATCGCCCCGGCGTGTGGCACCACCCCATGATCGCGCTCGACGCCGAGGCCGACTTCGTCTGCCTGTCCTGGGAGGACGGCTCTCCCGGCGACTGCGCCGTTGTCGAGTACGCAGAGGGCGAGCGGATCGCGGTCGCGATCGACGCGATCGGCGCGATCGACGCGATCGATCGCTGA